Proteins encoded together in one Carya illinoinensis cultivar Pawnee chromosome 3, C.illinoinensisPawnee_v1, whole genome shotgun sequence window:
- the LOC122303570 gene encoding uncharacterized protein LOC122303570, translating into MSDIAMLVAEEYERRVKNARQAGGAESGFEIDLSSCASVLARSLKMKIAGLGKLELLDWVREPRSQISLAASTGFFSA; encoded by the coding sequence ATGTCGGATATTGCTATGTTGGTGGCGGAGGAGTATGAGAGGAGGGTGAAGAATGCAAGGCAAGCTGGTGGTGCTGAAAGTGGGTTTGAGATTGACCTTTCTTCTTGTGCTTCTGTCTTGGCTCGGAGCCTCAAGATGAAGATTGCTGGACTGGGGAAATTGGAGCTTCTTGACTGGGTTCGGGAGCCCAGATCCCAGATTAGTCTTGCTGCTTCTACTGGTTTCTTCTCTGCttaa